A window of the Patescibacteria group bacterium genome harbors these coding sequences:
- the gatB gene encoding Asp-tRNA(Asn)/Glu-tRNA(Gln) amidotransferase subunit GatB — MEQTYEAVIGLEIHVQLNTKSKMFSADSNADSLEPNVFVNPTSLAHPGTLPVLNATAVDMGILAGLALNCKIAEFTKFDRKQYFYPDLPKGYQISQHDLPLCSNGKLVIYPDDATPLEIGIERIHLEEDAAKNVHTATATMVDFNRAGCPLIEIVTRPDLRTPKQARIFLQELQMLVRYLGISDADMEKGHMRMDVNISLRPVGDTALCPRTEIKNMNSFKAAEQALIYEITEQTKLWENQQAPEQQRTCGWEDTTGKTVELRSKEEAADYRYFPEPDIPPLHITQDQINAIFKKIPELPLERRARFREEYFLSYYDAKVLTADPRVAEYYENTVSELRSWLSSID; from the coding sequence ATGGAGCAAACATACGAGGCGGTTATTGGGCTGGAGATACACGTTCAGCTAAACACTAAGTCGAAAATGTTTTCGGCTGATTCTAACGCTGATTCGTTAGAACCGAATGTATTTGTTAATCCCACCTCGTTGGCTCATCCTGGTACTTTGCCAGTGTTAAATGCCACCGCCGTTGATATGGGCATATTGGCGGGGTTAGCCCTTAATTGTAAAATTGCTGAATTTACCAAATTTGACCGTAAACAATATTTCTACCCTGATCTACCTAAGGGATATCAGATTTCCCAACACGATTTACCGCTCTGCAGTAATGGAAAATTGGTGATTTATCCAGATGATGCCACACCTTTAGAAATAGGCATTGAACGGATCCATTTAGAGGAAGATGCGGCTAAAAATGTTCATACTGCCACCGCCACGATGGTAGATTTTAACCGCGCTGGCTGCCCACTGATTGAAATCGTGACCCGTCCGGATTTACGTACACCAAAGCAGGCGCGCATTTTCTTACAAGAGTTACAAATGTTAGTGCGTTATTTAGGTATCTCTGATGCCGATATGGAAAAGGGGCACATGCGCATGGATGTAAATATTTCATTGCGTCCAGTTGGGGATACTGCTTTGTGTCCCAGAACGGAAATTAAAAACATGAATTCGTTTAAAGCGGCCGAGCAGGCCTTAATTTATGAAATAACCGAACAAACCAAGTTGTGGGAAAACCAGCAAGCGCCTGAGCAACAACGCACTTGTGGCTGGGAAGATACCACCGGTAAAACTGTTGAGTTACGCAGCAAGGAGGAAGCCGCTGATTATCGTTATTTTCCTGAGCCAGACATACCGCCTTTACACATTACTCAAGATCAAATCAATGCTATCTTTAAAAAGATTCCAGAATTACCCTTAGAAAGACGGGCGCGATTTCGTGAAGAATATTTTTTATCGTATTATGATGCTAAGGTTTTAACGGCCGATCCACGCGTCGCGGAATATTATGAAAATACGGTCTCTGAATTACGCTCCTGGTTAAGCTCGATCGAT
- a CDS encoding TM0106 family RecB-like putative nuclease: protein MLTFNPSLFFRYATCPHWIWRDLYGDQSKKGDMPELAAKLLEQGVLHEDDYIKGLAITSVATQLGEAGYIETDRLMRAGTPLIYQGSIRAVLKGVCYQGRPDLLEKLPGKSKFGDYYYRPVDIKNSKRVKPTHWLQLTLYALILKQIQGVFPQDCEIINSEYQRVPIELSEMHRVKTWKKIKEILAILEGKKPPLKLVSTCKQNPWFKECIREAEAVDDIALIYKLDSRALTAFRTLGIKTVHDAAKIDLASLPIIPFTSADSLKRIKLQAQALINHDIYWLQKPIIPEAPLKIYFDIEGDPLLQVQYLFGFWIVDGKKPGRYVYFIAEQPEDEAHLWQEFIDWIRTLPINGYKVYHFADYERSRVLGMAKTYGGEDIVAPFVENFIDLCKTVQESVIFPLYFYSIKDIAKSKFLNYKWRHPKAGGAQSIFWYEKWLETKDKQVLQDIIDYNEDDVIATEYLHRWLSNATGLKRF, encoded by the coding sequence ATGCTGACCTTCAATCCATCTTTGTTTTTTCGTTACGCTACCTGTCCACATTGGATCTGGCGTGATCTGTATGGTGATCAATCCAAAAAGGGTGACATGCCTGAACTGGCCGCTAAATTATTAGAGCAGGGCGTGCTGCATGAAGATGACTACATTAAAGGTTTAGCAATAACATCAGTTGCGACTCAATTAGGTGAAGCTGGTTATATTGAAACTGACCGGCTGATGCGGGCCGGAACACCACTGATTTATCAAGGTTCAATTCGAGCTGTGCTAAAAGGAGTATGCTATCAAGGACGGCCAGATTTGCTTGAAAAATTACCTGGTAAATCAAAGTTTGGTGATTATTATTACCGGCCAGTGGATATAAAAAATTCTAAACGAGTCAAACCAACTCACTGGTTGCAACTTACCCTATATGCTTTGATTTTAAAGCAAATCCAAGGTGTGTTTCCGCAAGACTGTGAAATTATCAATAGTGAGTATCAGCGAGTACCAATTGAACTTAGTGAAATGCATCGAGTAAAAACCTGGAAAAAGATTAAAGAAATACTGGCCATCTTAGAAGGCAAAAAACCGCCGTTAAAATTAGTCAGCACCTGTAAACAAAATCCCTGGTTTAAAGAATGTATTCGTGAAGCCGAAGCGGTCGATGATATTGCTTTGATCTATAAACTAGATTCTCGCGCTCTGACCGCTTTTCGCACGCTGGGTATTAAAACTGTGCATGATGCTGCCAAGATTGATCTGGCCAGTTTACCGATCATCCCTTTCACAAGCGCAGACAGTTTGAAGCGAATAAAGTTACAAGCCCAAGCTTTGATCAATCATGATATTTATTGGCTGCAAAAACCAATTATCCCTGAAGCACCACTCAAAATCTATTTTGATATTGAAGGTGACCCTTTATTGCAAGTGCAATACTTGTTTGGTTTTTGGATAGTGGATGGTAAAAAACCGGGTCGATATGTCTATTTTATTGCCGAACAACCAGAAGATGAAGCTCACTTGTGGCAGGAATTTATAGATTGGATAAGAACATTACCCATTAACGGGTATAAAGTTTATCACTTTGCCGATTATGAACGCTCGCGTGTTTTGGGTATGGCCAAAACCTACGGTGGTGAAGATATCGTGGCACCATTTGTTGAAAATTTCATTGATCTGTGTAAAACCGTTCAAGAGTCAGTGATCTTCCCATTGTATTTTTATTCTATTAAAGATATAGCCAAATCAAAATTCTTAAACTATAAATGGCGTCATCCTAAGGCCGGTGGAGCGCAAAGTATTTTTTGGTACGAAAAATGGCTAGAAACCAAAGATAAACAAGTTTTGCAAGACATTATCGATTATAATGAAGATGATGTGATTGCCACTGAATACTTACATCGTTGGTTAAGTAATGCTACAGGCCTTAAGCGATTCTGA
- a CDS encoding response regulator — MKKILIVEDEAPLAKVLNIQFQNAKLDVTMAKDGIDALEKLKLNKPDLILLDLWLPKMNGFSFLEKIKQTDAYKKIPVIIFSNLSEKSDITRGLALGAEEYIEKLSITLEDLVKRVQHHLK; from the coding sequence ATGAAAAAAATTCTCATCGTTGAGGATGAAGCGCCTTTGGCAAAAGTATTAAATATTCAGTTTCAGAATGCTAAACTTGACGTCACTATGGCCAAAGATGGCATTGACGCATTAGAAAAATTAAAACTCAATAAACCTGATTTAATATTATTAGATCTATGGTTACCAAAAATGAATGGTTTTTCTTTTTTAGAGAAAATTAAACAGACCGATGCTTATAAGAAAATTCCGGTGATAATATTTTCTAATCTGTCTGAGAAATCTGATATTACCAGGGGTTTAGCACTGGGAGCAGAGGAATATATTGAAAAATTATCTATCACATTAGAAGACTTAGTTAAACGGGTGCAACACCATTTGAAATAG
- a CDS encoding NADH-quinone oxidoreductase subunit C, giving the protein MMPTEIINVTPEKLLNVVTELITVKHLSLKLITASDDKIWYVFGEVILCLSIADNQHFPSLSKLLPAASYYERKLLTFFGLKADGLADQRQLILHDNWPTDKFPLRKDFNWQTRPDNVTAGQYEFTTLPEEGIYEIPVGPIHAGIIEPGHFRFSVMGEAIRLLEPKLGYTHKGSEKLFEQLPLDKTISLAEKISGDSSFSHALAYCLALEQLSDTTPPNRANYLRVIYAELERLANHFGDIGAIMLDTGYNFGGAHGARLRERIMQINQRLTGNRFLRGVNICGGVTQDITSAAAKLLRVELVDIKQDFMEVLAIAKGSGTLLNRLTGTGKITQEIVLRCGATGVAAKATGIAHDVRIDFPYAAYTEIKLPTIATEQSGDVYARFYVRVKEVFTALELIDQALKALPTGSIKQKVGALKNNSVATALVEGWRGEILYFVTTDKTGTLSRVAPQDPSFINWTLLSHAGLHNMVPDFPLINKSFNLSYTGYDL; this is encoded by the coding sequence ATGATGCCGACAGAAATAATTAATGTTACACCTGAAAAATTACTAAATGTTGTAACAGAATTGATTACAGTTAAGCATCTAAGTTTGAAATTGATCACTGCCTCTGATGATAAAATCTGGTATGTATTTGGGGAGGTAATTTTGTGTCTGTCCATAGCTGATAACCAACATTTTCCGTCTTTATCCAAACTGCTACCCGCCGCCAGTTATTACGAAAGGAAGCTTTTAACCTTTTTTGGTCTTAAGGCCGATGGCCTGGCCGATCAACGACAACTTATTCTCCACGACAATTGGCCAACCGATAAATTCCCATTACGTAAGGATTTTAATTGGCAGACACGACCAGATAATGTTACTGCTGGACAATATGAATTTACCACGCTCCCAGAAGAGGGGATATACGAAATTCCCGTAGGCCCCATTCATGCTGGAATTATCGAACCGGGTCATTTTCGTTTTAGTGTTATGGGAGAAGCCATCAGGCTGCTTGAACCAAAGTTGGGTTACACTCATAAAGGCAGTGAAAAATTATTTGAACAATTGCCGCTTGATAAAACAATTAGCTTAGCTGAGAAAATTTCCGGAGATAGTTCTTTTAGTCATGCCTTGGCCTATTGTTTAGCACTCGAACAACTATCTGATACTACACCTCCAAATCGTGCCAATTACTTACGTGTGATCTATGCTGAACTTGAAAGACTAGCCAATCATTTCGGTGATATTGGTGCCATCATGTTGGATACTGGCTACAATTTTGGTGGAGCACATGGCGCCAGACTGCGGGAAAGAATTATGCAAATCAATCAGCGCTTAACCGGTAACCGGTTTTTACGCGGAGTTAATATTTGCGGCGGTGTCACACAAGATATTACTAGTGCTGCCGCAAAACTTTTGCGTGTTGAGTTGGTTGACATTAAACAAGATTTTATGGAAGTATTGGCCATTGCTAAAGGTAGTGGCACACTGCTTAATCGTCTCACTGGAACTGGTAAAATTACACAGGAGATTGTATTGCGCTGCGGAGCAACCGGTGTGGCTGCTAAAGCCACTGGTATTGCGCATGATGTGCGGATTGATTTTCCTTACGCGGCTTATACAGAAATTAAGTTACCCACCATTGCTACCGAGCAAAGTGGTGATGTCTATGCCAGATTTTACGTTCGTGTTAAAGAAGTATTTACAGCACTTGAATTAATTGACCAGGCTTTAAAAGCATTACCAACTGGGTCAATCAAACAAAAAGTAGGAGCATTAAAAAACAATTCCGTGGCCACAGCGCTAGTGGAGGGTTGGAGAGGCGAAATACTCTATTTTGTAACCACTGATAAAACTGGTACCCTCTCCCGAGTGGCACCACAGGATCCATCCTTCATTAACTGGACACTATTAAGTCACGCCGGCTTGCATAACATGGTGCCCGATTTCCCCCTCATCAACAAAAGCTTCAATTTATCGTACACCGGATACGATCTATAA
- a CDS encoding proton-conducting transporter membrane subunit — protein sequence MAILIILVALAGAALITVLATDRRLIEGATLLAAVMALVEAVIVSQTVAALGSYDALTFFSVDSLGALLLLIIACISLATVAYSIPYLRTETAKNIISYKQVQHYYLLLNLFMMAMFLAVSSSSPIFTWISIEATTLATAFLISFYNKPTATEAAWKYLIINSIGLLLGFFGTLLYFTSIEANLTSGFISWQGLAIAATHLDPVIARIAFIFVLVGYGTKVGLAPMHTWLPDAHSKAPVPISALLSGVLLNVALMAVLRFKLITDLVIGPDFTGHLFLLFGGVSILFAALIIFTQKNYKRLLAYSSVENMGIILLGFGLGGLGALAAVFHMMYHAFIKSALFLASGTIFLNYSSTKIANVKGVLTAIPITGGLFLAGFFAITGAPPVGIFLTKLSILAIGIKTYPVSTVLVLLLMAVLFIGFLKHTSAMMFGEKPTQLVATKESVWLILPPLALLVIVLYLGFWLPPFLQILINNVAVQY from the coding sequence ATGGCCATACTCATTATTCTAGTAGCCTTAGCCGGAGCCGCGTTAATTACTGTATTAGCGACTGACCGCCGTCTCATTGAAGGCGCTACACTACTCGCCGCCGTTATGGCTCTCGTCGAAGCTGTTATCGTGTCACAAACGGTGGCCGCTCTAGGCAGTTATGATGCCTTGACATTTTTTTCAGTTGATAGTTTGGGCGCCCTACTGCTGTTGATTATTGCCTGTATTAGTTTGGCGACCGTGGCTTATTCTATTCCGTACCTCAGAACGGAAACTGCTAAAAATATTATTAGTTATAAGCAGGTGCAACACTACTATTTATTACTCAATCTCTTTATGATGGCGATGTTCTTAGCGGTATCGTCGAGTAGTCCAATTTTTACTTGGATCTCAATTGAAGCAACTACCTTAGCCACGGCATTTTTGATTAGTTTTTATAACAAACCGACCGCTACCGAAGCCGCCTGGAAATATCTGATTATTAATTCTATTGGATTATTATTAGGCTTCTTCGGCACCTTATTATATTTCACGTCGATCGAGGCAAACCTGACTAGTGGGTTTATCAGTTGGCAAGGTTTGGCAATAGCCGCCACACACCTTGATCCGGTGATCGCACGCATCGCTTTTATTTTTGTCTTAGTTGGCTATGGCACAAAAGTTGGTCTTGCTCCCATGCATACCTGGTTACCGGATGCCCATAGCAAAGCCCCCGTACCAATTTCGGCACTGCTCTCGGGTGTTTTGTTGAATGTCGCTTTGATGGCGGTATTAAGATTTAAGTTAATTACCGACCTGGTGATTGGACCGGATTTTACCGGACACCTATTTTTATTATTTGGTGGTGTTTCAATTTTGTTTGCCGCACTGATTATTTTTACGCAAAAAAATTACAAACGTTTGTTAGCCTATTCCAGTGTTGAGAATATGGGAATTATATTGCTCGGCTTTGGTCTGGGTGGCTTAGGCGCACTGGCGGCGGTTTTTCACATGATGTACCACGCGTTTATTAAATCGGCTTTATTTCTAGCCTCTGGTACAATATTTTTAAATTATAGTTCTACCAAAATTGCCAATGTTAAGGGCGTTTTGACTGCCATTCCAATTACGGGTGGGCTATTTTTGGCTGGTTTTTTTGCCATTACTGGGGCACCACCCGTTGGTATTTTTCTAACCAAATTATCCATTCTTGCTATCGGCATCAAAACCTATCCAGTCAGTACCGTCCTGGTCTTGTTGCTCATGGCCGTTTTATTTATTGGCTTTTTAAAACACACCTCCGCGATGATGTTCGGTGAAAAACCAACTCAACTAGTAGCTACCAAAGAAAGTGTCTGGCTGATTCTACCACCGCTAGCACTGCTCGTTATAGTGTTATATTTGGGTTTTTGGCTGCCACCCTTTTTACAGATTTTAATCAATAATGTTGCGGTACAATACTAA
- a CDS encoding NADH-quinone oxidoreductase subunit H: MLVISWLIQLLFIPLLSPLALGIIKKIKAKLQGRTGASIFQMYRDIWKLLHKDEIISREASWIFRFAPFIIFSSTLVIGVSIPLFAAFLSNPYSGDLLVVIYMLALGTFFLALAGMDTGSGFGGFGSSREMTVFALAEAGCLTALFTISLITGTTNLFAMSNSAALLSGHFFLPIIFALASYFIVLLAETGRYPFDNPATHLELTMIHEAMILEYSGKRLALMEWAAANKFMILAALGANLFFPYGIAQQTSGLAIIFGIIVLLLKVFGVCLVIAIIESTIAKYRFFQLPNLLITSFILSAIAISLLQLV; encoded by the coding sequence ATGCTGGTCATTAGTTGGTTAATTCAATTACTCTTCATACCGCTATTATCTCCGTTAGCTTTGGGTATTATTAAAAAGATAAAAGCCAAATTACAGGGTCGTACTGGTGCCAGTATTTTTCAAATGTATCGCGATATTTGGAAGTTACTACATAAAGATGAAATTATTAGTCGTGAGGCGTCTTGGATTTTTCGGTTTGCACCATTTATTATTTTCTCCAGCACACTGGTAATTGGTGTTAGCATCCCATTATTCGCCGCTTTCTTAAGTAACCCATATTCCGGTGATTTACTGGTCGTGATCTACATGTTGGCGCTTGGGACGTTTTTTCTAGCCTTGGCTGGGATGGATACGGGGAGCGGGTTTGGTGGCTTTGGTTCAAGCCGGGAAATGACAGTTTTTGCTTTGGCTGAAGCCGGTTGTTTAACTGCCCTGTTCACAATTTCTTTAATCACCGGCACAACTAATTTATTTGCTATGTCCAACTCTGCCGCGTTATTGTCCGGCCACTTTTTTCTGCCGATAATATTTGCCCTGGCCAGCTATTTTATAGTGCTATTAGCAGAGACGGGTCGCTACCCATTTGATAATCCGGCGACTCATTTGGAATTGACTATGATTCACGAAGCGATGATTCTTGAATATTCCGGCAAAAGACTGGCCTTAATGGAATGGGCTGCGGCGAACAAATTCATGATTCTAGCGGCGTTAGGGGCTAATTTATTCTTTCCCTATGGCATTGCTCAGCAAACCAGCGGGTTAGCCATTATATTCGGAATTATTGTACTGCTGTTAAAAGTATTTGGGGTTTGTTTGGTTATTGCAATTATTGAATCAACCATTGCTAAATATAGATTTTTTCAATTACCCAATTTGCTGATTACGTCTTTCATCTTGAGTGCGATCGCCATTAGTTTATTACAACTGGTATGA
- a CDS encoding proton-conducting transporter membrane subunit — MLSFISSPTGFIILLAFYVCGALGSLVCQKNNNLANGWQNGWGILAAGWGILFAIGAFNKSQAVVLTAQSSLFPLLSASFHIDKLAAFFIFIISLIALFCSIYGLGYIKHYYSKYNLGSLGFFYHLFIVGMILVVSSSQALFFLMAWEIMSIASYFLVVYDRNEPGNIKAGFIYLVMTHVGTVFIILAFLLMYKFTGSFDFSTIKSGVTMIPAVYKDIIFVCALIGFGTKAGIIPFHIWLPSAHPAAPSHVSALMSGVMIKTGIYMMVRLFLDVLMPIPAWWGITILIVGSASAVLGVLYALTEHDLKKLLAYHSIENIGIILLGLGSAMFFSSTNHLALAVLALVAALFHTLNHATFKSLLFLSAGSVINQTHTRNMEKYGGLIKFMPQTAVYFLIGSMAISALPPFNGFFSEWLTYQALLQGMGTADVFVKSLFVLAAGALALTGGLALACFVKAFGATFLARPRSSAVSQAKESTWPLKLGMGALAVLCLLFGVFSNNIMLLLNKISHEIFVIQKLPVDKLAINLNTVSGPAILLSLVLALLVVWLIIQKLIYKKQTTTIGDTWNCGTDPTARMEITATGFARSIVQIFSFSTPTIYQTYFYQPLYHVVVNISRRAKTIQSGNINVYVLYILIAITIILCWSLVG; from the coding sequence ATGTTAAGTTTTATTTCATCTCCCACTGGTTTCATTATTTTACTGGCATTTTATGTCTGCGGTGCACTCGGGTCTTTAGTCTGCCAAAAAAATAATAATCTAGCCAATGGTTGGCAAAATGGTTGGGGAATTTTGGCGGCCGGTTGGGGAATTCTTTTTGCGATTGGTGCATTTAATAAAAGTCAGGCAGTGGTTTTAACCGCACAGTCGAGTTTGTTTCCATTGCTCTCAGCCTCATTTCACATTGATAAACTAGCGGCTTTCTTCATATTCATCATCTCTTTAATTGCGTTGTTTTGTTCAATTTACGGTCTGGGCTACATCAAACACTATTATAGTAAATATAACCTTGGATCTTTAGGATTCTTTTATCACCTTTTCATTGTTGGCATGATTTTGGTTGTGTCATCGAGCCAAGCCTTGTTCTTTTTGATGGCCTGGGAAATTATGTCCATCGCCTCATATTTTCTTGTGGTATATGATCGCAACGAACCGGGCAATATTAAAGCCGGTTTTATTTACTTGGTCATGACACACGTTGGGACGGTTTTTATCATTCTGGCTTTTTTATTAATGTACAAATTTACCGGTTCATTTGATTTTAGTACGATCAAATCTGGTGTAACTATGATCCCGGCGGTATATAAAGATATCATCTTTGTCTGCGCGTTAATCGGTTTTGGAACGAAAGCCGGCATTATTCCTTTTCATATCTGGTTACCTAGCGCCCATCCCGCCGCACCGTCGCATGTTTCCGCACTAATGTCCGGCGTCATGATCAAAACTGGTATCTACATGATGGTGCGGTTATTTCTGGATGTACTTATGCCGATTCCGGCCTGGTGGGGAATAACCATTCTCATAGTTGGGTCAGCCTCAGCCGTACTGGGTGTTTTATATGCGCTCACTGAGCATGATTTAAAGAAGTTGCTGGCTTATCACAGTATTGAAAATATTGGGATTATTTTACTCGGACTAGGTAGTGCCATGTTTTTTTCTTCTACCAACCATCTCGCCTTGGCAGTGCTGGCCTTAGTGGCAGCGTTGTTTCATACTTTAAATCATGCCACATTTAAATCTTTACTGTTTCTTAGTGCCGGATCGGTGATTAATCAAACGCACACGCGCAACATGGAAAAATATGGCGGGCTGATAAAGTTTATGCCGCAAACAGCTGTTTATTTTCTGATTGGATCAATGGCCATTTCAGCTTTGCCGCCATTTAATGGTTTTTTCAGTGAGTGGTTAACCTATCAAGCCTTACTGCAAGGCATGGGCACAGCCGATGTTTTTGTAAAATCATTGTTTGTTTTAGCCGCCGGTGCACTGGCTTTAACTGGTGGTCTGGCTCTGGCCTGCTTTGTTAAAGCCTTTGGCGCAACTTTCTTAGCGCGACCGCGTAGTTCAGCAGTAAGCCAGGCGAAAGAATCAACTTGGCCACTAAAGTTGGGCATGGGTGCGCTGGCTGTACTGTGTTTATTGTTTGGAGTATTTTCCAATAATATTATGTTACTTTTAAATAAAATCAGTCATGAAATTTTTGTTATACAAAAACTACCAGTTGATAAACTAGCCATCAATTTAAACACTGTCTCTGGGCCAGCTATTTTGCTTAGTTTAGTGCTGGCACTACTGGTGGTTTGGTTAATTATCCAAAAGTTAATTTATAAAAAACAAACTACAACAATTGGTGACACTTGGAATTGTGGTACAGATCCCACTGCCCGGATGGAAATTACGGCCACCGGTTTTGCCAGGTCAATCGTGCAAATATTTTCCTTCAGCACACCAACCATCTACCAAACATATTTTTATCAGCCACTCTATCACGTGGTCGTTAATATTTCACGGCGTGCTAAAACGATTCAAAGTGGTAATATCAATGTTTATGTGTTATATATCCTAATTGCTATCACAATAATTTTATGCTGGTCATTAGTTGGTTAA
- the nadB gene encoding L-aspartate oxidase translates to MKREVIIIGSGVAGLYCALHCAEHSHVTLITKNKIIESSSSYAQGGIAAVFDPQDNFSKHIADTLKAGSYHNVKKSVELLVNEAPAQIKELIKLGVAFNKSQGQLDLGREGGHSYRRIVHATDMTGKIVEQALIAAVKKHHAIAIHEWEFALDVIKKNNRVIGVQTNKNHYFADAVVLATGGAGQIYPYTSNPSVVTGDGMAMAIRAGAKMSDLEFVQFHPTAYYLPGQQPFLLSEALRGEGAHLVNHLGQRFVAELKPRDYVSRAVFRQQRQGLVYLDFRHETKAFLKQRFPGIYKALAKDNFHLEKDLIPITPVAHYMCGGVVTDTAGRTSLPGLYAIGEVARTGVQGANRLASNSLLECLVFATRAAKNIISITPTKKHKNIPNHNHAVKIFNNNSDTLIGLKQQLQNIMWEAGGIVRTKAGLASGLAAMQILKKTIKQEGSPELYNMATVGEQILQAALQRTKSLGCHFRVN, encoded by the coding sequence ATGAAGCGAGAGGTAATTATTATTGGTAGTGGTGTGGCTGGTTTGTATTGCGCCTTACATTGCGCTGAACATAGTCATGTCACTTTGATTACAAAAAATAAAATTATCGAAAGTAGTTCTAGTTATGCCCAAGGTGGTATCGCCGCTGTGTTTGATCCGCAAGACAACTTTAGTAAACATATTGCAGACACTCTTAAAGCCGGGTCTTATCATAATGTAAAAAAATCTGTCGAGTTATTAGTTAATGAAGCACCGGCTCAGATTAAAGAGCTAATCAAATTGGGAGTGGCTTTTAATAAGTCACAAGGCCAGTTGGATTTAGGGCGAGAAGGTGGACACAGTTATCGGCGCATTGTCCATGCTACCGATATGACCGGAAAAATTGTTGAGCAAGCCTTAATTGCTGCTGTAAAAAAACATCACGCTATTGCAATTCATGAATGGGAGTTTGCGCTAGATGTAATTAAAAAAAATAATCGAGTAATTGGCGTGCAAACCAATAAAAACCATTATTTCGCTGATGCTGTCGTGCTGGCTACTGGTGGCGCCGGTCAAATTTATCCCTACACCTCCAACCCTAGTGTCGTAACCGGAGATGGCATGGCGATGGCTATTCGCGCCGGTGCTAAAATGTCTGATTTAGAGTTTGTGCAGTTTCATCCCACGGCTTATTATCTACCTGGCCAACAACCCTTTTTACTCTCAGAAGCCTTGCGGGGTGAAGGTGCTCATTTAGTAAATCACCTCGGCCAAAGATTCGTCGCTGAATTAAAGCCGCGTGATTACGTCAGCCGAGCAGTATTTCGGCAACAACGCCAGGGTTTGGTCTATCTAGATTTCCGCCATGAAACTAAAGCCTTTCTCAAACAACGCTTTCCTGGAATATACAAAGCCTTAGCCAAAGATAATTTTCATTTAGAAAAAGATTTAATTCCAATTACACCGGTCGCTCATTACATGTGCGGTGGTGTTGTTACCGACACAGCCGGTCGAACCTCTTTGCCGGGTTTATATGCCATCGGTGAAGTCGCCAGAACCGGTGTGCAAGGCGCTAACCGGCTGGCCAGTAACTCTTTACTGGAGTGTTTGGTATTTGCTACTCGAGCCGCGAAAAATATTATATCTATCACTCCGACCAAAAAACACAAAAATATTCCTAATCATAATCATGCTGTTAAAATATTCAATAATAATTCAGATACTTTAATTGGTTTAAAACAACAATTACAGAATATCATGTGGGAAGCGGGCGGTATTGTGCGCACAAAGGCTGGCTTAGCCTCCGGCTTGGCCGCCATGCAGATTTTGAAAAAAACCATTAAACAGGAAGGTTCGCCAGAGTTATACAACATGGCCACGGTGGGGGAACAGATTTTACAGGCGGCCTTGCAGCGAACCAAGAGCTTGGGTTGCCATTTTAGAGTAAATTAG